The following are encoded in a window of Phragmites australis chromosome 22, lpPhrAust1.1, whole genome shotgun sequence genomic DNA:
- the LOC133904259 gene encoding NDR1/HIN1-like protein 3, whose product MSGSRNSREKTCCGSCCTFFISLGFFVLIYWAIFQPHQIRATVDSAALSNLTVSNASSAVSYLLAVNLSLYNPSKRVNIYYDTLDAELRFRDAVLGPAASAASPTEFYQSRKSGDVVKLEFDGRGVSVAGDVARELENEMKGEAPVSLELDVDVRVRYVFGSIKIRQKPRIRCALSIPVKAEGRGAGAGGAVSSGDRCSVKY is encoded by the coding sequence ATGTCCGGCAGCCGCAACAGCCGCGAGAAGACGTGCTGCGGCAGCTGCTGCACGTTCTTCATCTCCCTCGGCTTCTTCGTGCTCATCTACTGGGCCATCTTCCAGCCCCACCAGATACGCGCCACCGTCGACTCCGCCGCGCTCTCCAACCTCACCGTCTCCAACGCCTCCTCCGCCGTCTCCTACCTCCTCGCCGTCAACCTCAGCCTCTACAACCCCAGCAAGCGCGTCAACATCTACTACGACACCCTCGACGCCGAGCTCCGCTTCCGCGACGCCGTCCTCGGCCCGGCCGCCAGCGCTGCCTCCCCGACCGAGTTCTACCAGAGCAGGAAGTCCGGCGACGTCGTGAAGTTGGAGTTCGACGGGAGGGGCGTCTCCGTCGCCGGCGACGTCGCCCGGGAGTTGGAGAATGAGATGAAGGGCGAGGCGCCGGTGAGTCTGGAGCTGGACGTCGACGTGCGGGTGAGGTACGTGTTCGGGAGCATCAAGATACGGCAGAAGCCGAGGATCCGATGCGCGCTGAGCATCCCGGTCAAGGCGGAGGGCCGCGGCGCCGGTGCTGGCGGCGCTGTGTCCTCCGGCGACCGGTGTAGTGTCAAGTACTGA